From Pedobacter indicus, a single genomic window includes:
- a CDS encoding CheR family methyltransferase → MELQTVNDEDVELLLMDLHAEHGYDFSDYSRASMKRRLNRLVVIDKFPSFAEMRYRLVHDPFYLRRFIEEITVNVTEMFRDPDFFKYLRQHIIPTLGTYPFIRVWIAGCASGEEAYSVAILLEEANLLDRSLIYATDLNPRVLEKAKSGIFPVKLIKQYSENYLLSGGYQDFSSYYTANYDVMIFKEPLRKKIVFSTHNLVSDSSFNSFQLIMCRNVLIYFNTHLQSRVFNLMDKSLENLGYLALGTKETLRFANISDKYKQVDPKQKIWRKHGY, encoded by the coding sequence ATGGAATTACAAACGGTAAATGATGAGGATGTCGAGCTTCTTTTAATGGATTTACATGCAGAGCATGGCTATGATTTTTCTGATTATAGCCGTGCCTCAATGAAGCGTAGACTAAATCGTTTGGTTGTTATTGACAAGTTCCCGAGTTTTGCAGAGATGCGGTATCGTCTGGTTCATGACCCATTTTATTTACGTCGATTCATAGAAGAAATTACCGTTAACGTGACAGAAATGTTCCGCGATCCTGATTTTTTTAAATATCTACGACAGCATATCATCCCCACGCTCGGCACATATCCCTTTATCCGAGTCTGGATCGCTGGTTGTGCATCAGGAGAAGAAGCTTATTCAGTTGCCATTCTTTTGGAAGAGGCAAATTTATTAGATAGAAGTCTAATCTATGCCACTGATCTTAATCCACGAGTTTTGGAAAAGGCTAAGTCTGGTATATTTCCTGTTAAACTAATTAAGCAGTATTCAGAAAATTACTTATTAAGCGGTGGTTATCAAGACTTTTCATCCTACTATACCGCCAACTATGATGTTATGATTTTCAAGGAGCCTCTTCGAAAGAAGATTGTTTTTTCTACTCATAATCTGGTGTCTGACTCTTCCTTCAACTCGTTTCAACTGATCATGTGCAGAAATGTCCTTATCTACTTCAATACACATCTTCAGTCGCGTGTGTTCAATTTAATGGATAAAAGCCTGGAAAACTTGGGTTATCTGGCATTAGGTACAAAGGAA
- a CDS encoding bifunctional 3,4-dihydroxy-2-butanone-4-phosphate synthase/GTP cyclohydrolase II: MAIQLNTIEEAIEDIKAGKVIIVVDDEDRENEGDFITAAENATPEVINFMATHGRGLICAPLTEARCKELKLDLMVGKNTAAYETNFTVSIDLVGHGCTTGISASDRSKTIKALTNPDTTPEELGRPGHIFPLMAKDGGVLRRTGHTEAAVDLARLAGFEPAGVLVEILKEDGEMARLPDLIPIAKKFDLKIISIEDLIEYRLHKDSLITKEVSVKLPTEWGEFELSAYTQKNTGEQHVALIKGSWEPDEPILVRVHSSCVTGDIFGSCRCDCGPQLHKAMEMIEKEGKGVIVYMNQEGRGIGLINKLRAYNLQENGLDTVDANLKLGFKADQRDYGIGAQILRNLGVTKMRLMTNNPKKRAGMIGYGLEVVENVPIEIASNKHNELYLRTKRDKLGHSIMKNI, from the coding sequence ATGGCAATTCAACTAAATACAATCGAAGAAGCGATTGAAGATATAAAAGCCGGAAAGGTTATCATTGTTGTTGATGACGAGGACCGGGAGAATGAAGGCGATTTTATTACAGCTGCGGAAAATGCGACCCCCGAGGTTATCAACTTCATGGCTACACATGGCCGCGGACTTATCTGCGCGCCATTGACAGAGGCTCGTTGCAAGGAGTTGAAACTGGACCTAATGGTGGGCAAAAATACAGCTGCTTATGAAACTAACTTTACGGTATCGATAGACCTAGTAGGCCATGGTTGCACGACAGGGATCTCGGCGTCCGATCGGTCGAAAACCATTAAAGCTTTAACTAACCCCGATACAACACCTGAAGAACTTGGTCGCCCCGGCCATATTTTCCCATTGATGGCAAAAGATGGAGGAGTATTGAGGCGAACCGGACATACAGAGGCTGCGGTGGACTTGGCAAGGCTCGCCGGTTTTGAACCTGCAGGGGTGTTGGTAGAGATCTTGAAAGAAGACGGTGAAATGGCACGGCTACCTGACTTGATCCCGATCGCTAAGAAATTTGATCTTAAGATAATCTCGATCGAAGATTTGATTGAATATCGTCTACACAAAGACTCCTTGATTACCAAAGAGGTTTCAGTTAAATTACCCACAGAATGGGGTGAATTTGAGCTTTCAGCCTATACTCAGAAGAACACAGGTGAACAACATGTAGCGTTGATTAAGGGTTCATGGGAACCAGATGAACCTATCTTGGTTCGGGTGCACAGTTCTTGTGTTACGGGCGACATCTTCGGTTCATGCCGTTGTGATTGTGGTCCACAGCTTCATAAGGCTATGGAGATGATCGAAAAAGAAGGCAAAGGTGTGATCGTATACATGAATCAGGAAGGTAGAGGGATTGGCTTGATCAACAAATTAAGAGCTTATAATTTACAGGAAAATGGGTTGGATACTGTTGACGCAAACTTGAAACTCGGTTTTAAAGCTGATCAGCGCGACTATGGAATTGGAGCTCAGATTCTTAGAAACCTTGGAGTAACCAAAATGCGCTTGATGACGAATAACCCTAAGAAACGGGCAGGGATGATCGGGTATGGACTGGAAGTAGTTGAAAATGTGCCGATTGAGATCGCCTCGAATAAACATAATGAACTGTATTTACGGACTAAACGAGATAAGCTCGGTCATTCGATCATGAAAAATATTTAA
- a CDS encoding ATP-binding cassette domain-containing protein translates to MNTLEIDSVRLSFSNFSREQRILTDCYLNCVSGEIIGVLGRNGCGKSSLFKIIFGSLNPANKLIRINGEVCSQPFKKKLVGYIPQVSIFPGDFTVNKLLKFLFGKERLESIKSYERIESILKTKIRKLSGGELKYLEVLTMLHMNHPFILLDEPFSGVEPIYQKEIQVLLKSNPQNKGILLTDHNYRNILEVSDRLYLLREGVLKHVTDFSELELYGYVPSGTFGK, encoded by the coding sequence ATGAATACTTTAGAAATCGATTCCGTTCGTTTGAGTTTTTCCAACTTTTCTCGAGAACAACGTATTTTAACAGACTGTTACTTAAACTGCGTTTCAGGCGAAATCATCGGTGTTCTCGGTCGTAACGGTTGCGGTAAGTCCTCTTTATTCAAAATTATTTTTGGTTCGCTAAACCCGGCGAACAAACTCATACGCATTAATGGGGAGGTTTGCAGTCAACCTTTCAAGAAGAAGCTAGTAGGGTACATCCCACAGGTTAGCATTTTTCCGGGCGATTTTACGGTCAATAAGCTTCTTAAATTTCTCTTCGGAAAGGAGCGCTTGGAGTCCATAAAGTCCTATGAACGTATCGAGTCCATCTTAAAAACCAAGATCAGGAAACTGTCGGGAGGTGAGTTAAAATACTTGGAAGTATTAACGATGCTCCACATGAATCATCCGTTTATTCTACTTGATGAACCCTTCTCTGGAGTAGAGCCCATCTATCAAAAAGAGATACAGGTTTTATTGAAAAGTAATCCCCAAAACAAAGGAATCTTGTTGACTGACCATAACTATCGGAACATCCTTGAAGTCAGTGACCGATTGTATCTGCTACGAGAGGGCGTGTTAAAGCATGTCACTGATTTTAGCGAGTTGGAGTTGTATGGATATGTCCCTTCGGGTACTTTTGGAAAGTGA
- a CDS encoding LptF/LptG family permease has product MKKVHVLVLKAFIKPFIVTFFIVMFVLLMLFLFKYIDDLIGKGFEWYVILQLLWYASATNVAMALPLSMLLSSIMTFGNLGESYELVAIKAAGISLRKAMMPLIIFVMLFSTGAFFFSDYMLPIANLKMGSLLYDVRQKKADFLITEGVFNNSIPNYSIRAMDKSNDGTLLHNLTIYEHAQGSSGTNVLMAEEGKMYDAPDPNYMILELKNGVRYEEQSGSKVYNPRQLFTRYYFEQTEQRFDMSDFQMKRTDENLFKSHYAMLNLRQLDYYADSIQHYNDSLRTTVIREIIPYYRVYNQYQPFKIENTSPVTFENSTLELIPDDSKTQAVSEASNQVRYIQDVLTLKATTDAEFSTSIRRYLMEYQRKFTLSVVCLVFFSIGAPLGAIIRKGGLGLPVVMAIIFFLIYYVISTLAEKSAREGNIDTTLGMWTAIIVLAPLGVFLTYKAATDSALFDVEQYKTIVKKTWRKIQKPFKRKAR; this is encoded by the coding sequence GTGAAAAAGGTTCACGTACTTGTACTAAAGGCATTTATAAAGCCATTCATCGTTACGTTTTTTATCGTAATGTTCGTGCTTTTGATGCTTTTTTTATTTAAATACATCGATGACCTCATTGGGAAAGGCTTCGAATGGTATGTTATCCTGCAACTACTATGGTATGCGTCTGCGACCAATGTAGCGATGGCTTTACCTCTTTCCATGCTCCTCTCGTCAATTATGACCTTCGGCAATTTAGGAGAAAGCTATGAATTGGTTGCGATTAAAGCTGCGGGAATATCGCTCCGAAAAGCGATGATGCCGCTTATCATCTTTGTGATGCTCTTTAGCACGGGAGCTTTTTTCTTCAGTGACTACATGCTGCCAATTGCTAATTTAAAGATGGGGTCCCTTTTGTACGATGTGCGACAAAAGAAAGCAGACTTTTTAATCACTGAAGGAGTCTTCAACAATAGCATCCCGAATTATTCGATCCGGGCAATGGATAAAAGTAATGATGGAACGCTCCTTCATAACCTGACGATCTATGAACATGCACAGGGTTCTTCGGGAACAAATGTATTGATGGCCGAAGAAGGCAAAATGTACGATGCGCCGGATCCCAACTACATGATCTTAGAATTGAAAAACGGTGTGCGCTACGAAGAGCAATCTGGCTCGAAGGTCTACAATCCGCGTCAGCTGTTTACAAGATACTATTTTGAGCAAACCGAGCAGCGATTTGACATGTCCGATTTTCAAATGAAAAGAACTGACGAGAATCTGTTCAAAAGTCATTATGCGATGTTAAATCTTCGGCAACTCGACTATTACGCTGACTCAATTCAACATTATAACGATAGTTTAAGAACCACGGTTATTCGGGAAATCATCCCCTATTACCGTGTTTATAATCAATATCAGCCTTTTAAGATCGAAAATACAAGTCCAGTAACTTTTGAGAACAGTACGCTTGAACTTATTCCGGATGACAGTAAAACGCAGGCGGTCTCAGAAGCAAGCAACCAAGTACGTTATATTCAGGATGTATTGACCTTAAAGGCGACAACAGATGCGGAATTCAGCACTTCGATACGCCGCTACCTGATGGAGTATCAACGCAAATTTACACTATCGGTGGTATGCCTGGTTTTTTTCTCAATTGGGGCTCCGCTTGGTGCGATCATAAGAAAGGGGGGACTGGGGCTTCCGGTGGTCATGGCCATCATCTTTTTCTTGATTTACTACGTAATTTCAACATTGGCTGAGAAGTCGGCTCGCGAAGGGAACATTGATACAACGCTGGGGATGTGGACAGCCATCATTGTATTGGCTCCACTAGGTGTTTTCCTAACTTATAAGGCAGCAACAGATTCAGCCTTATTTGACGTGGAACAGTACAAAACGATTGTGAAAAAAACTTGGCGAAAAATTCAAAAGCCGTTTAAGCGTAAAGCGAGATAA
- a CDS encoding response regulator → MKPQILVIDDDEKNIFALCAVLKSRGFTCLTAQSAKEGISQLIKNNKVGIVLMDMMMPEMDGYEAISLIKAQEKLLHIPIIAVTAQAMAGDREKCLAAGAVDYLAKPVDVDLLINKINQQLGNIDNGITNGK, encoded by the coding sequence ATGAAACCTCAAATTTTAGTGATTGACGACGATGAAAAAAATATTTTCGCTTTATGCGCAGTACTCAAATCGCGCGGTTTTACATGCTTAACCGCCCAATCTGCCAAAGAAGGTATTAGCCAATTAATAAAAAACAACAAAGTTGGCATAGTTTTAATGGATATGATGATGCCTGAGATGGACGGTTATGAAGCGATCAGTCTGATAAAAGCTCAAGAGAAACTCTTACATATTCCTATAATTGCTGTAACTGCTCAGGCAATGGCAGGCGACCGGGAGAAATGCCTTGCAGCAGGGGCTGTCGACTATTTGGCGAAACCGGTTGATGTCGATTTATTAATAAATAAGATTAACCAGCAGTTAGGCAACATAGATAATGGAATTACAAACGGTAAATGA
- a CDS encoding sensor histidine kinase — MILIVDDKQENLISLRSFLEHNNFEVEEASSGEEALRKVLKTIYSLIILDVQMPGMDGFEVAETILDYSKAKDTPILFLSAVNIDKEFITRGYRAGAVDYITKPFDPDILLLKVKTFIRLFEQTDKLKKVQKSLKREIEARKELENKKDEFISIASHELKTPLTSVRGYIQLLDRLIQRKEDEELKPYIQKVSQQVNKLGDLVSDLLDISKMESGKMKFNIKAFSFDDMLNNAIDNIQQVYPEHQILRKGSANLMYLGDEMRIEQVVINYLTNGIKYSPDNKTLEVETDLGDEHLEVRVRDYGIGISQELQEQLFEKFFRIEETSHRFQGLGIGLFICQEIIQRHGGKCNVQSTPGEGSTFSFTLPYKKIN, encoded by the coding sequence ATGATTTTAATCGTTGATGATAAACAAGAGAACCTAATCTCACTACGTAGCTTTTTGGAACATAACAACTTTGAGGTTGAAGAAGCATCATCGGGAGAGGAAGCATTGAGAAAAGTCCTCAAAACCATTTATTCACTTATTATCCTAGATGTTCAGATGCCCGGAATGGATGGATTTGAGGTTGCGGAAACAATATTGGACTATAGTAAGGCAAAAGACACTCCTATTTTATTTTTATCAGCGGTTAACATCGACAAGGAGTTTATCACTAGAGGTTATCGAGCGGGTGCTGTTGATTATATCACAAAACCTTTTGATCCGGATATTCTGCTTTTAAAGGTCAAAACATTCATCCGTTTGTTCGAACAAACGGATAAACTTAAAAAAGTTCAAAAATCGTTGAAGAGAGAAATCGAAGCGCGGAAAGAACTGGAGAATAAAAAAGATGAATTTATCAGCATCGCGAGCCATGAACTAAAAACGCCGCTGACTAGTGTCCGCGGTTATATCCAATTACTTGACCGACTAATCCAGCGCAAAGAAGATGAAGAGCTTAAACCTTATATTCAAAAGGTTAGTCAACAGGTTAACAAACTAGGTGACTTGGTGTCCGATCTTTTAGATATTTCAAAAATGGAAAGTGGCAAGATGAAGTTTAATATCAAAGCTTTTTCATTTGACGACATGCTTAACAATGCAATCGATAACATTCAGCAAGTTTACCCCGAACATCAAATCTTAAGGAAGGGTTCTGCCAATCTTATGTACCTAGGTGATGAAATGAGGATAGAGCAAGTGGTCATTAACTATTTAACGAACGGAATCAAATATTCCCCAGACAATAAAACTTTAGAAGTAGAAACGGATCTTGGGGATGAACATCTTGAGGTTCGGGTACGAGACTACGGTATCGGTATTTCTCAGGAACTCCAAGAACAACTCTTTGAGAAGTTTTTCCGGATAGAGGAAACATCCCATAGGTTTCAGGGTCTCGGCATTGGCCTATTTATCTGTCAGGAAATAATACAAAGACACGGCGGTAAATGCAACGTTCAGAGCACTCCAGGAGAAGGTTCCACTTTTTCATTTACACTGCCTTATAAAAAGATAAATTAA
- a CDS encoding START-like domain-containing protein: MPEKVKIQLEYEVKSAPKILFSFLNEPNALAQWFADEVTIRENIYTFQWHDDSKRAKLVNVKDNKSVRYKWIDDEPYYFELEIVQDELTNDVALAVTDFVKEENLEDRKLIWDNSIDYLSSVLGA; the protein is encoded by the coding sequence ATGCCTGAAAAAGTAAAAATACAACTCGAATATGAGGTAAAATCAGCCCCTAAAATATTATTCTCTTTTCTAAATGAACCCAACGCATTAGCACAATGGTTTGCCGATGAAGTTACGATACGAGAAAACATCTATACATTTCAATGGCATGACGATTCAAAAAGAGCCAAACTGGTGAATGTAAAAGACAACAAATCGGTACGCTATAAATGGATTGATGATGAACCCTATTATTTCGAATTGGAGATAGTTCAAGATGAACTAACCAATGACGTCGCACTTGCAGTAACTGATTTTGTAAAAGAAGAGAACCTGGAAGACAGAAAACTAATCTGGGATAACTCAATCGACTACCTGTCTAGCGTGTTGGGCGCTTAA
- a CDS encoding dihydrofolate reductase family protein produces the protein MKKIILDLATTLDGFIEGPNGEIDWCIMDEDMDFGGFLSSIDTIFYGRVSYDTWGNFRPGKDANEAERALWSAVHSKKKYVFSNTPKEGEEVTFISSDLPQKVAEIQLQEGKDIWLYGGAKLIETFMKLNLIDIYRLSVHPTVLGSGKPLFENLRHRINLDLLFVNRFKSGVVQLVYKNKK, from the coding sequence ATGAAGAAAATAATTTTAGATCTGGCAACCACACTAGACGGATTTATTGAAGGTCCTAATGGAGAAATCGACTGGTGTATTATGGATGAAGATATGGATTTTGGAGGGTTTCTTTCTAGTATCGATACCATATTTTACGGAAGAGTGAGTTACGATACTTGGGGTAATTTTCGACCTGGGAAAGACGCGAATGAAGCAGAAAGGGCATTATGGTCAGCTGTTCACAGCAAGAAAAAATATGTTTTTTCCAATACTCCAAAAGAAGGAGAAGAAGTGACCTTCATCAGTTCTGATCTTCCTCAAAAGGTAGCTGAAATTCAACTTCAAGAAGGTAAAGATATATGGCTTTATGGTGGTGCCAAACTAATTGAGACCTTCATGAAGCTGAATCTAATTGATATTTATCGCTTATCCGTTCACCCCACTGTCCTAGGGTCCGGTAAACCGCTGTTTGAAAACTTGCGACACCGCATTAACCTAGATTTGCTTTTTGTAAACAGGTTTAAATCCGGCGTCGTGCAGCTCGTCTATAAAAACAAGAAATGA
- a CDS encoding response regulator, producing the protein MRKTFNRIPFNIKLILSTGIPLVVLIFAFFFIREERRVRNETTNNFIKRLEITMASNKLTNCIQMERRFSISKLAQRNSNQDLERYRAEVDQSIQYLTQLTTTETSHEREYSFGDDLGVWRSLIDSAQISTRDVLDNYQLIVDQLQSNNTMRSDNPTIKGRSEAKMMASSALSYMINLLTQLRLDVYVSAIDEGELDNSFQQTYKLFRSLEAEVLNSNDTMITNEYSELREESGLQAMLASLNELVVNGATRTNYSSEEWWRISAAGVDGLTSLQESLLNSVHQETTAYHDHAILLQRTMLTVISIVILIIILLIAFFIRSTSDQVNSLRIAAGRMARGETDIKLPKFPKDDLGSLASSFMQIDRNNKKIEIAARAIGNSNFDVAFQPRSKKDDLGHAIVNMRNSLKEFSDASEQEIWVQTGLSKINGVLIGQKKIGDACETVLKTLVDYLGAEIGVFYLHNYSNMLELQCSYAVINEENLPRLVRIGQNRLGKVAENRIPMIIDSVPEGYLAIGSSLGQAQPKNLLILPLIQAEEIEGVIEIASFTDFHPGTKDFVKQVGVNIASMVQSMKSRIRLQELLEETQTQTEELQTQHSELENLNTELEAQTQKLQASEEELKVQQEELLQANQELEERSNLLEDRNQIIIDRNLEIQKKAEELELSTRYKSEFLANMSHELRTPLNSILLLSRLLSENGENNLNNDQVEYAHVIQNSGKSLLSLIDEILDLSKIEAGKMTVEFKPESIQEVVTSMRSIFSEMAKEKNLDLQFTISNDAPLLITTDRLRLEQILKNLLSNALKFTKTGFIKMNIHDDPKKPDHIIFSVKDSGIGIPADKLEHIFGAFQQADGSTRRKFGGTGLGLAISRELARLLGGDLTVKSKESSGSEFILSIPVDGSSAITSDSENEKDDPKQEPIEVQVEPDQTEQPSEQKPETNGGQSFITSVIPEDVPDDRKSIKKGDNVILIIEDDTSFAKSLLSFTQKKGYKGLVAVRGDEGIEMAFRYNPQAILLDLQLPIKDGWQVMKELKENPSTRHIPVHMMSSYEIRKESLRKGAIDFINKPIAFEQMNEIFKKLEKALERGSKKVLIIEENAKHAEALAQYLGTFNVKSEIKGDIQTGVQTLKNEGVDCVILDMGIPDEIGYKTLEAVKDNPGLDNLPIIVFTGKNLSRIEEQKIKQYADSIVVKTAHSYQRILDEVTLFLHLVEENKEADGKKKLISNPGRFNDILEGKTVLVADDDIRNIFSLTKALEHFNMHVLTANDGKEALEVLEANADKVDIILMDMMMPQMDGYETTTRIRKNPKLSSLPILAVTAKAMVGDREKCIQAGASDYISKPVDIDQLVSLLRVWLYP; encoded by the coding sequence ATGAGAAAGACATTTAATCGGATACCATTCAATATCAAATTGATATTAAGCACTGGAATTCCTCTGGTAGTCTTAATCTTTGCATTCTTTTTTATCCGCGAAGAACGAAGGGTACGCAATGAAACAACGAACAATTTCATAAAACGTTTGGAGATCACAATGGCGTCTAACAAGCTAACGAACTGCATACAAATGGAACGCCGTTTCAGTATTAGCAAGCTTGCCCAGCGAAACTCGAATCAAGATTTAGAGAGGTATCGGGCTGAAGTGGACCAGTCCATACAATATCTTACCCAGCTGACCACTACTGAAACTTCACATGAGCGGGAGTATTCTTTTGGTGATGATTTGGGAGTCTGGCGGTCTTTAATTGATAGCGCGCAAATTTCAACAAGGGACGTTCTGGACAATTATCAGCTTATCGTCGACCAGCTTCAAAGCAACAACACCATGCGCAGCGACAACCCAACGATTAAAGGGCGATCCGAAGCCAAAATGATGGCAAGCAGCGCATTGTCTTATATGATAAACCTTTTAACACAGCTAAGATTGGATGTTTACGTATCGGCTATTGATGAGGGAGAATTAGACAATAGTTTCCAGCAAACCTACAAACTATTCCGCTCTCTGGAAGCTGAAGTTCTGAATAGCAACGATACGATGATCACAAATGAATATTCAGAGCTTCGTGAAGAAAGTGGATTACAGGCAATGCTCGCGTCACTCAACGAATTAGTGGTAAACGGAGCGACGAGAACGAACTATTCAAGCGAAGAATGGTGGCGGATATCGGCCGCAGGGGTAGATGGTCTAACAAGTTTGCAAGAATCTCTTTTAAACAGTGTTCACCAAGAAACAACCGCTTATCACGACCATGCGATACTTCTTCAGCGGACGATGCTAACGGTGATCAGCATCGTTATCTTAATAATTATTTTACTTATCGCATTTTTCATCCGATCAACAAGTGATCAGGTCAACTCATTACGTATCGCCGCAGGAAGGATGGCGCGTGGAGAAACCGATATTAAATTGCCGAAGTTCCCTAAAGACGATTTAGGAAGCTTGGCGAGCTCTTTCATGCAAATTGACCGAAATAATAAAAAGATTGAAATTGCTGCACGCGCTATAGGTAATAGTAATTTTGATGTTGCTTTTCAACCCCGAAGCAAAAAGGATGATCTAGGCCATGCAATCGTAAACATGCGAAACTCCCTTAAAGAGTTTTCGGATGCAAGTGAGCAGGAAATTTGGGTGCAGACAGGCCTCTCAAAGATTAACGGTGTATTAATCGGTCAGAAAAAAATTGGTGACGCTTGTGAAACCGTCTTAAAAACGTTGGTAGATTACTTGGGTGCGGAAATTGGGGTCTTCTATCTTCACAATTATTCCAATATGCTTGAATTGCAGTGCAGCTATGCAGTGATAAATGAAGAGAACCTGCCCCGCCTAGTTAGAATTGGACAAAACCGATTAGGGAAGGTTGCAGAAAACCGTATTCCGATGATTATTGACTCGGTGCCAGAGGGTTATCTTGCTATAGGCAGCAGCTTGGGTCAAGCTCAACCCAAAAACCTACTCATTTTACCATTGATTCAGGCGGAAGAAATAGAAGGGGTTATTGAGATCGCTTCGTTTACAGATTTTCATCCCGGGACGAAGGATTTTGTAAAACAGGTTGGTGTTAATATAGCAAGCATGGTTCAGTCCATGAAATCACGTATACGGTTACAGGAGCTTCTGGAGGAAACGCAAACGCAAACTGAGGAATTGCAAACACAACATAGTGAACTCGAAAATCTGAATACGGAATTGGAAGCTCAGACACAAAAATTGCAAGCATCCGAGGAAGAGCTTAAAGTACAGCAGGAGGAATTATTACAGGCGAACCAGGAACTAGAGGAGCGAAGCAATTTACTGGAAGATCGAAATCAGATTATCATTGATCGAAACCTAGAAATACAGAAAAAAGCGGAAGAACTGGAACTAAGCACACGCTACAAATCGGAATTTTTGGCTAATATGTCCCATGAACTAAGGACGCCGCTGAACTCGATCCTGCTCCTCTCTCGGTTGTTGAGCGAGAATGGGGAAAACAATTTGAACAACGACCAGGTAGAATATGCTCATGTAATTCAAAACTCCGGAAAAAGTTTACTTTCGCTGATTGATGAAATCTTAGACCTTTCTAAAATTGAGGCAGGAAAAATGACAGTCGAATTCAAACCAGAGTCGATTCAGGAGGTCGTAACTTCTATGCGGTCAATATTCAGTGAGATGGCAAAAGAAAAGAACCTCGACTTGCAATTTACGATCAGCAATGACGCACCACTGCTGATTACGACTGACCGACTTCGATTGGAACAGATTCTTAAAAATTTGCTGTCTAATGCGTTGAAGTTTACCAAAACCGGATTTATTAAAATGAACATTCACGATGATCCAAAAAAACCTGATCACATCATATTTTCGGTCAAAGACAGCGGTATCGGAATTCCGGCGGATAAACTAGAACATATTTTTGGTGCTTTCCAACAGGCTGATGGATCAACCAGAAGAAAATTTGGAGGAACCGGCTTAGGACTGGCAATTAGTCGTGAGCTGGCACGGCTACTAGGTGGGGATTTAACAGTAAAAAGTAAAGAGTCTTCAGGAAGCGAATTTATTTTGAGTATACCAGTTGATGGGTCAAGTGCAATTACCTCGGATAGTGAAAATGAAAAAGATGACCCAAAACAAGAGCCTATTGAAGTTCAGGTTGAACCAGACCAAACTGAACAACCTTCGGAACAAAAACCGGAAACGAATGGAGGACAAAGCTTCATCACTTCTGTAATTCCGGAAGATGTGCCAGACGACAGAAAAAGTATTAAGAAAGGAGATAATGTAATACTCATAATTGAAGACGATACCTCTTTTGCAAAATCCCTCCTCTCTTTTACCCAGAAAAAAGGTTATAAAGGGCTTGTGGCGGTTCGTGGAGATGAAGGAATAGAAATGGCATTTCGCTATAACCCGCAAGCAATACTTTTAGACCTGCAGCTACCTATCAAAGACGGTTGGCAAGTGATGAAGGAGCTGAAAGAAAACCCAAGCACTCGACATATTCCGGTACATATGATGTCATCATACGAAATAAGAAAAGAGAGTCTTCGGAAAGGAGCGATTGATTTTATCAATAAGCCTATAGCTTTTGAACAAATGAATGAGATATTCAAAAAATTGGAGAAAGCTTTGGAGCGTGGGTCGAAGAAAGTTTTAATTATTGAAGAAAACGCAAAGCATGCTGAAGCTCTCGCTCAATACCTGGGTACATTCAATGTAAAATCTGAAATCAAAGGCGATATACAAACCGGTGTCCAAACATTAAAAAACGAGGGCGTCGATTGTGTCATCCTGGATATGGGGATTCCGGATGAGATCGGTTACAAAACATTAGAGGCGGTTAAAGACAATCCGGGGCTGGATAACCTGCCGATTATTGTCTTCACAGGAAAAAACCTCTCACGCATTGAAGAGCAGAAAATTAAACAGTATGCAGATTCAATTGTCGTGAAAACTGCTCACTCTTATCAGCGGATTCTAGATGAGGTTACTCTCTTTTTACATTTAGTCGAAGAAAATAAAGAGGCAGACGGTAAAAAGAAACTTATTAGCAACCCTGGTCGTTTTAATGACATCCTAGAAGGGAAAACTGTATTGGTCGCTGATGATGATATTCGAAATATATTTTCACTAACAAAAGCATTGGAACACTTCAATATGCATGTATTGACGGCAAATGATGGCAAAGAAGCCTTAGAAGTGTTGGAAGCTAATGCAGATAAAGTAGATATTATTTTGATGGATATGATGATGCCGCAAATGGACGGTTATGAAACGACCACTCGCATTCGTAAAAATCCGAAATTAAGTTCTCTACCAATTTTAGCGGTTACGGCAAAAGCGATGGTTGGCGACCGGGAGAAATGCATTCAAGCGGGCGCGTCAGATTATATTTCTAAACCTGTGGATATTGACCAGCTCGTATCGTTACTGAGAGTATGGCTGTATCCTTAA